From Armatimonadota bacterium, one genomic window encodes:
- a CDS encoding restriction endonuclease subunit S gives MEVKPGYKRTEAGIIPQDWEVVSLGEVCRMKSGEAITSAKIDQFSTYPCYGGHGLRGFTARFTHEGRYALIGRQGALCGNVLGVDGRFFASEHAVVVTPLAQTEIRWLTYVLERMHLNRYSESSAQPGLSVSKLLSIRLAVPSTKEEQRNIADALSDVDALIGSLDKLIACV, from the coding sequence ATGGAAGTGAAGCCGGGCTACAAGCGGACTGAGGCGGGGATAATCCCGCAGGACTGGGAGGTGGTCAGCCTCGGCGAGGTCTGTCGCATGAAGAGCGGTGAAGCAATAACCTCTGCTAAGATCGATCAGTTCTCGACCTATCCATGCTATGGTGGCCATGGCCTCCGAGGATTCACGGCTCGGTTTACCCACGAGGGAAGATACGCACTGATTGGGCGGCAAGGGGCTTTATGTGGCAACGTGTTAGGGGTGGATGGAAGGTTCTTTGCATCTGAGCACGCAGTTGTGGTGACGCCCCTTGCCCAGACTGAAATCCGGTGGCTTACCTATGTGCTGGAGCGAATGCATCTCAACCGTTATTCCGAGTCGTCCGCTCAACCGGGACTATCGGTGTCGAAACTCCTAAGCATCAGACTTGCTGTTCCATCTACAAAAGAGGAGCAACGCAACATCGCCGATGCCCTGAGCGATGTGGACGCCCTCATCGGTTCGCTGGACAAGCTTATCGCCTGTGTTTGA